One Nitrospira sp. DNA window includes the following coding sequences:
- a CDS encoding DUF488 family protein, giving the protein MTRPPFPASHLRLKRVYEPVSPDDGVRILVDRLWPRGLSKAEAALDEWAKDIAPSTELRQWFGHDPERWPEFQRRYRTELHQHTEELDRIRALVKMHTVTLVYSAHDEEHNDAIVLKDVLLE; this is encoded by the coding sequence ATGACCAGGCCACCGTTTCCAGCCTCACATCTTCGGTTGAAACGTGTGTATGAGCCGGTCTCGCCCGATGACGGCGTACGCATCCTTGTCGATCGGCTTTGGCCGCGCGGGTTGAGCAAAGCAGAGGCCGCTCTCGATGAGTGGGCAAAGGACATCGCTCCAAGCACGGAGTTGCGACAGTGGTTCGGGCACGATCCCGAACGCTGGCCGGAGTTTCAGCGCCGCTACAGGACTGAACTTCATCAACACACCGAAGAGCTGGATCGTATTCGCGCTCTGGTCAAGATGCACACAGTCACGCTCGTCTACAGTGCCCATGACGAGGAACACAATGATGCGATCGTATTGAAAGACGTGCTACTGGAGTGA
- a CDS encoding phosphoketolase family protein: MNQLATDTPPAIKKDTSLTADELHLLDAYWRACNYLSLGMLYLRENPLLREPLRVAHIKKRLIGHWGSAPGQNFIWVHLNRVITRYDLNMIYIAGPGHGAPAMLANAYLEGTYSEVYPDKSQDVEGLRRFFKQFSFPGGIGSHATPETPGSIHEGGELGYSLSHAFGAAFDNPDLLVAAVIGDGEAETGPLMASLHSNKFLNPVRDGAVLPILHLNGYKIANPTISARISSDELRSMFAGFGWTPHLVEGDDPPVMHRQMAATVEICINQIRAVQEDARRRGNAMRPRWPMIILRTPKGWTAPKELDGHKLEGYWRAHQIPIPNVVENPTHLAMLEAWMRSYKPEDLFDEKGSLVLQLKTLAPTGRRRMSANPHANGGLLRVPLRIPDFRIYGVTVIKPGASEAQSTFLLGQFLRDVMRDNMHNFRVFGPDETASNHLQAIYETTKKTWLAEFKPEDSDGGELSPDGRVMEMLSEHTLEGWAEGYLLTGRHMFFASYEAFLHIIDSMVNQHAKWLEKCKTEVKWRASIPSLNLLITSTVWRQDHNGFTHQDPGFLDVVTNKSSKVTRIYLPPDANCLLSVADHCLRSVDHVNVIVADKQLHLQYLDMAASVRHCEKGIGIWPWASTDQGSVPDVVIATAGDVVTMEALAATAILRERFPELKIRFINVVDLFKLEPATDHPHGLTDRDFDGLFTTDKPVIFNFHGYPPLIHKLAYRANHDLWHVHGYNEKGSIDTPLALAILNEVDRFSLAIDVIDRVPRLQESGAHVKNWLQDQILEHLAYVHEQGIDPPEIRNWKWPYT; this comes from the coding sequence ATGAATCAACTCGCGACCGATACGCCGCCCGCGATCAAAAAAGATACGTCGCTCACCGCCGATGAACTGCATCTGCTGGATGCCTACTGGCGCGCGTGTAATTATCTTTCGCTCGGCATGCTCTACCTGCGCGAGAACCCTCTGCTGCGAGAACCGCTCAGGGTGGCGCACATCAAAAAACGATTGATCGGACATTGGGGTTCCGCTCCCGGTCAGAATTTTATCTGGGTCCACCTGAACCGGGTGATCACACGCTACGACTTGAACATGATCTACATCGCCGGGCCCGGGCACGGTGCGCCTGCGATGCTCGCGAACGCGTATCTGGAAGGCACCTATTCCGAGGTGTATCCGGATAAGAGTCAAGATGTCGAAGGGTTGCGCAGGTTCTTCAAGCAGTTTTCGTTTCCAGGAGGGATCGGCAGCCATGCCACTCCGGAAACGCCCGGTTCCATCCATGAGGGCGGCGAATTAGGCTATAGCCTATCGCACGCGTTCGGGGCGGCGTTTGATAACCCGGATTTGCTCGTCGCCGCCGTCATCGGGGACGGTGAAGCCGAAACCGGTCCATTGATGGCGTCTCTGCATTCCAACAAATTTCTGAATCCCGTTCGCGACGGCGCCGTGCTCCCGATTCTTCATCTGAATGGGTACAAGATCGCCAATCCGACCATTTCAGCTCGCATCTCATCAGACGAATTGCGCAGCATGTTCGCAGGCTTTGGGTGGACTCCCCACCTCGTCGAAGGGGACGACCCGCCGGTCATGCATCGTCAGATGGCGGCGACCGTCGAGATCTGCATCAATCAGATCCGCGCCGTTCAGGAAGATGCGCGCCGTCGCGGCAATGCTATGCGGCCGCGCTGGCCCATGATCATCCTCCGTACACCCAAAGGCTGGACCGCCCCCAAGGAACTGGACGGGCACAAGTTGGAAGGGTATTGGCGCGCGCACCAGATTCCGATCCCCAACGTCGTCGAGAATCCGACGCACCTCGCGATGCTCGAAGCCTGGATGCGAAGTTACAAACCGGAAGATCTGTTCGATGAAAAAGGCTCCCTGGTTCTGCAGTTGAAGACGTTGGCTCCGACCGGTCGTCGGCGGATGAGTGCCAATCCCCACGCGAACGGCGGACTGTTGCGGGTTCCGCTTCGAATTCCGGATTTTCGGATATACGGAGTGACTGTTATCAAACCCGGAGCTAGCGAAGCTCAATCAACGTTTCTTTTGGGCCAATTTCTGCGCGACGTCATGCGCGACAATATGCACAACTTCCGAGTCTTTGGGCCGGACGAAACGGCGTCCAACCACCTGCAAGCTATTTACGAGACCACCAAGAAAACCTGGCTGGCGGAATTTAAGCCCGAAGACTCGGATGGTGGCGAGCTCTCGCCGGATGGACGCGTCATGGAAATGCTCAGCGAACATACCCTCGAAGGGTGGGCGGAGGGCTACCTGTTGACCGGCCGCCACATGTTCTTCGCTTCCTATGAAGCGTTCCTTCACATCATCGATTCCATGGTCAATCAGCATGCCAAATGGCTGGAAAAATGTAAAACCGAGGTCAAATGGCGAGCGTCTATCCCATCCTTGAATCTGTTGATCACCTCGACCGTCTGGCGTCAGGACCACAATGGCTTCACCCATCAAGACCCGGGGTTCCTTGATGTGGTCACCAACAAGAGTTCGAAGGTGACCCGCATCTATCTGCCTCCCGACGCGAACTGCCTGTTGAGCGTGGCGGATCACTGTTTGCGCAGCGTCGATCATGTGAACGTGATCGTGGCGGACAAACAGTTGCATCTTCAGTATTTGGACATGGCGGCCTCCGTGAGGCATTGCGAGAAGGGCATTGGGATTTGGCCTTGGGCCAGCACGGATCAAGGCAGCGTGCCGGACGTGGTGATCGCGACTGCGGGCGATGTGGTCACCATGGAGGCACTGGCCGCGACAGCCATCTTACGCGAGCGTTTCCCGGAGCTGAAGATTCGGTTCATCAACGTGGTCGATCTGTTCAAACTCGAGCCGGCCACGGACCACCCACATGGATTGACGGACCGCGACTTCGACGGCCTGTTTACAACGGACAAGCCCGTCATCTTCAATTTTCACGGATACCCGCCGCTGATTCACAAGCTGGCCTACCGGGCCAACCACGACCTCTGGCACGTTCACGGCTACAACGAAAAAGGGAGTATCGACACGCCGCTCGCGCTGGCCATCCTCAACGAGGTGGACCGATTCAGTTTGGCGATCGACGTCATCGATCGAGTCCCGCGGCTACAAGAGTCCGGAGCTCACGTCAAGAACTGGCTCCAGGATCAGATCCTGGAGCATCTCGCATATGTCCACGAACAAGGCATCGATCCTCCGGAGATCCGAAACTGGAAATGGCCATACACGTAA
- a CDS encoding Transketolase, giving the protein MTVTTPEQTTLDILQDKATRLRIDSVRSTTAAGSGHPTSCASAAEIMSVLFYSVLRYDPRDPHNRDSDVFVLSKGHAAPILYAAWAEAGAFPREKLLTLRQIDSDLEGHPTPQLPFIDVATGSLGQGLSVSLGIALHAKRFGPSDQRVYVLMGDGESAEGSVWEAAQWATLHDLSNLCATIDINRLGQSQPTMLQRHLDIYKARWEAFGWQALSVDGHSIPDLQAAYETARLTTDRPTIVLARTIKGKGFVDIEDREHWHGKALDHDTAAKVVVDLKQQLTGAGTEWVPHLPPARPVSTTIMRDSRVEPAEKSPYVIGSKEVATRKGFADSLAALARTDPRIVVLDGDVKNSTYTEEFEKVAPDRFFQGYIAEQNIVGMTMGLAARGKVPVAALFACFVTRAYDFIRLAAISKLNIKLVGTHAGLSIGEDGPTQMGLEDLAMTCAEPTFTVLYPADATSAWQATRLIAEHSGPCYLRLGRPNSPILYGPDERFAIGQCKVLRKSGQDQALVIAGGITVFEALAAYDQLQHEGISIRVIDLFSVRPIDRDELIASARATGGIIITVEDHYEHGGLGDAVLSALAGERIQAYKLAVRDIPHSGQPKELIEKFGISAGLVVTTVKSALRSPACL; this is encoded by the coding sequence ATGACTGTCACAACACCGGAACAGACGACGTTGGACATCCTGCAGGACAAGGCGACGCGCTTGCGGATCGACAGCGTCCGATCGACGACCGCAGCCGGCAGCGGACACCCGACGAGCTGCGCCTCGGCGGCGGAGATCATGTCCGTGCTGTTCTATTCCGTGCTGCGATATGATCCCCGCGATCCGCACAACCGTGACAGCGATGTCTTCGTGCTCTCGAAGGGCCACGCCGCGCCGATCCTCTATGCGGCTTGGGCGGAAGCCGGAGCCTTTCCGCGCGAGAAACTGCTGACGTTGCGCCAAATCGACTCCGATCTGGAAGGCCACCCCACCCCTCAGCTGCCGTTTATCGATGTCGCGACCGGTTCGCTGGGTCAGGGATTATCGGTCTCTCTGGGTATCGCCCTCCATGCGAAACGATTCGGGCCATCCGACCAACGGGTGTATGTGTTGATGGGCGACGGCGAATCGGCCGAAGGCTCGGTCTGGGAGGCCGCGCAATGGGCCACTCTCCACGACCTGAGCAATCTCTGCGCGACCATCGATATCAATCGTCTGGGTCAGAGCCAGCCGACCATGCTGCAACGCCATCTGGACATCTACAAGGCTCGCTGGGAGGCCTTCGGCTGGCAGGCGTTGTCCGTGGATGGGCACAGTATTCCCGATCTGCAGGCGGCTTACGAAACCGCTCGTCTGACCACCGATCGTCCAACGATTGTGTTGGCGAGGACGATCAAGGGCAAAGGATTTGTAGACATCGAGGATCGTGAACACTGGCATGGCAAGGCCCTGGATCACGATACCGCAGCGAAGGTCGTCGTCGATCTGAAACAGCAGCTTACGGGCGCCGGCACAGAATGGGTGCCGCATCTGCCTCCGGCTCGGCCCGTCTCCACAACCATCATGAGGGACAGTCGCGTCGAGCCGGCAGAGAAGTCGCCGTATGTCATCGGAAGCAAGGAAGTTGCCACGAGAAAAGGCTTTGCCGACAGTTTGGCAGCGTTGGCGCGCACCGATCCTCGCATTGTGGTGCTCGACGGTGACGTCAAGAACTCCACCTACACCGAAGAATTCGAGAAGGTTGCGCCGGACCGCTTCTTTCAGGGATACATTGCGGAACAGAACATCGTGGGAATGACCATGGGATTGGCGGCGCGAGGCAAGGTGCCCGTCGCGGCCCTCTTTGCTTGCTTCGTCACCCGGGCCTACGATTTCATCCGCTTGGCCGCCATCAGCAAGCTCAATATCAAGCTGGTCGGCACGCACGCCGGTCTGTCCATCGGGGAGGATGGGCCCACCCAGATGGGGCTCGAAGATCTGGCCATGACGTGCGCGGAGCCGACCTTCACAGTGCTCTATCCCGCCGATGCCACCAGCGCCTGGCAAGCCACCAGGCTGATCGCGGAGCACTCCGGTCCCTGCTATCTCCGGCTGGGACGACCGAACTCGCCGATTCTCTACGGGCCGGACGAACGATTTGCGATCGGTCAATGCAAAGTGCTCCGAAAGAGCGGCCAGGACCAGGCACTCGTCATTGCCGGCGGGATCACGGTCTTTGAAGCGTTGGCCGCATACGACCAACTTCAACACGAGGGCATTTCCATCCGCGTCATCGATCTGTTCAGCGTACGACCGATCGATCGAGACGAGCTGATCGCCTCCGCTCGCGCCACGGGCGGGATCATCATCACGGTCGAAGATCACTATGAGCATGGAGGACTCGGCGATGCCGTGCTCTCGGCCCTCGCGGGAGAACGCATCCAGGCGTATAAGTTGGCCGTGCGTGACATTCCCCACAGCGGACAACCCAAGGAGCTGATCGAGAAGTTCGGCATTTCTGCTGGACTCGTCGTGACCACGGTCAAGTCCGCCTTACGGTCGCCCGCATGCTTGTGA
- a CDS encoding Ribose-5-phosphate isomerase B: protein MTDPSSELPRTLTRIGVASDHGGFELKRYLVEMLEAAGYGVMDFGDRHLTPDDDYPDFVIPMARAVVRGKVDRGVAICGNGVGACVAANKVPGVRACLIHDMFSAHQGVEDDDLNIICLGGLVVGRALAWELVKTFLAGRFRDGERYRRRLAKVAELESKEA from the coding sequence ATGACTGATCCATCGTCGGAGTTGCCACGGACGCTCACCCGTATTGGGGTCGCCTCCGACCATGGCGGGTTCGAGTTGAAACGCTACCTGGTCGAGATGTTGGAGGCGGCGGGCTACGGCGTGATGGACTTCGGCGATCGCCATCTGACCCCGGACGATGATTATCCAGACTTTGTTATTCCCATGGCTCGCGCCGTCGTTCGCGGAAAGGTGGATCGCGGCGTGGCCATCTGCGGCAACGGGGTGGGAGCGTGCGTGGCCGCCAACAAGGTGCCGGGCGTGCGAGCGTGCCTGATCCATGACATGTTTTCTGCACACCAAGGCGTCGAAGACGATGACCTGAACATTATCTGCTTGGGCGGCCTCGTGGTCGGTCGTGCGCTCGCATGGGAACTGGTCAAGACATTTCTCGCAGGGCGATTTCGTGACGGGGAGCGTTATCGCCGCCGCTTGGCGAAAGTGGCAGAACTGGAAAGCAAGGAGGCATGA
- a CDS encoding Transaldolase — MKTNRLKKLGTFGQSIWLDYIRRDLIAGGQLRRLIDEDGLRGMTSNPSIFEKAIVESHEYDDDIRAMALEGKEVITIYEALSQHDVQCAADEFRPLYDKTDGRDGYVSLEVNPHLAHDAKGTIEEGRRLWGILDRPNVFIKVPATTAGLSAIQELTSDGINVNVTLLFGLPRYRQVADAYLTGLAARLAHGKPVNHVVSVASFFVSRIDSLVDPLLAKIIAQGGEKANLAKTLRGQAAIASAKVAYQIYKEIVGSERFKTLADQGARVQRLLWASTSTKNPNDSDVKYIEALIGPDTVNTVPLNTLDAYRDHGDPNVRLTQDVEKARLLLEQLSEVGISIDQVTQQLEDDGVAKFNKPFDQLMETLAQEFTAAKRAPADPQAGQAVSKSQQALKAS, encoded by the coding sequence ATGAAGACCAATCGTTTGAAGAAATTAGGAACGTTCGGTCAGTCCATCTGGTTAGACTACATCCGACGCGATCTGATCGCCGGTGGACAACTTCGACGTCTGATTGACGAGGATGGCCTACGGGGAATGACCTCGAATCCCTCCATCTTTGAGAAGGCGATTGTAGAGAGCCATGAGTATGACGATGACATTCGAGCCATGGCTCTTGAGGGAAAAGAAGTGATCACCATCTACGAAGCCCTCAGTCAACACGACGTGCAATGCGCCGCCGACGAGTTCCGGCCGCTGTATGACAAGACCGATGGCCGCGATGGATATGTCAGTTTAGAAGTGAATCCCCATCTGGCGCACGACGCCAAAGGCACAATAGAAGAAGGCCGCCGATTATGGGGAATCTTGGACCGACCCAATGTTTTCATCAAGGTCCCTGCCACGACCGCGGGACTATCTGCCATTCAGGAACTCACCAGTGACGGCATCAACGTCAACGTAACCCTGCTCTTTGGGTTGCCGCGGTATCGACAAGTGGCGGACGCATACCTCACCGGCCTCGCCGCGCGGCTCGCGCATGGGAAGCCCGTGAACCATGTGGTCTCGGTGGCCAGTTTCTTTGTGAGCCGTATCGATAGTTTGGTGGATCCGCTATTGGCGAAAATCATCGCGCAAGGCGGCGAAAAGGCAAATCTCGCGAAGACGCTGCGCGGGCAAGCGGCCATCGCCAGCGCGAAGGTCGCCTATCAGATCTACAAGGAGATCGTCGGCAGCGAGCGCTTTAAGACATTGGCAGACCAAGGGGCTCGCGTCCAGCGTCTGCTGTGGGCCAGCACAAGCACCAAGAATCCCAACGACAGCGACGTGAAATATATAGAGGCGCTCATCGGACCAGACACGGTCAACACCGTGCCGCTCAACACCCTCGACGCGTACCGCGATCACGGCGATCCGAACGTCCGCCTCACCCAAGATGTCGAAAAAGCCCGATTGCTCTTGGAGCAATTGTCAGAAGTGGGCATCAGCATCGACCAGGTGACGCAGCAACTGGAAGATGACGGTGTCGCGAAATTCAACAAACCTTTCGACCAATTAATGGAAACCTTGGCGCAGGAGTTTACCGCCGCGAAACGAGCGCCTGCCGACCCTCAGGCTGGTCAAGCGGTCTCGAAATCACAACAGGCGCTGAAAGCGTCGTAA
- a CDS encoding Glucose-6-phosphate isomerase, protein MTAIAPVATHAAWKALEAHYSKIRDLHLRTLFADDPTRVERMTLEAIGIYIDYSKNRITDETLALLVRLAEESGLRDRIDAMFRGDKINVTEKRAVLHVALRAPQNHSIIVDGENVVPQVHAVLKKMADFSNRLRSGQWKGHTGKPIRNVVNIGIGGSDLGPVMAYEALRHYSQRDLNFRFVSNIDGTDFVEATRDLNAEETLFIVSSKTFTTLETMTNAHTARDWALKTLKQPGAVAKHFVAVSTNAKEVAKFGIDTANMFEFWDWVGGRYSMDSAIGLSTMIAIGPEQFDAMLGGFHQMDEHFRTASFERNVPVLMGLLTLWYNNFFDTQTTAVLPYDHYLKRFPAYLQQLTMESNGKHVTLDGAEVGYQTGPIYWGEPGTNGQHSFYQLIHQGTRLIPCDFIAFIKTLNPIGRHHDLLMANVFAQTEALAFGKTPKEVKAEGTPDWLLPHRVFEGNRPSNTILAERLTPETLGKLIALYEHSVFTQGAIWQINSFDQWGVELGKVLAQRIIPELESKTDPTLSHDSSSNKLIRHYRKLKDAS, encoded by the coding sequence ATGACGGCTATCGCACCAGTCGCCACACACGCGGCGTGGAAGGCCCTCGAAGCCCATTACTCAAAAATTCGTGATCTCCATCTCCGGACCCTCTTCGCGGACGACCCCACGCGCGTGGAGCGCATGACGCTTGAGGCCATCGGCATCTACATCGACTACTCGAAGAACCGCATCACCGACGAGACACTCGCGCTCTTGGTGCGGTTGGCGGAAGAGTCCGGCCTACGGGATCGCATCGATGCCATGTTTCGGGGTGACAAGATCAACGTCACGGAGAAGCGGGCCGTTTTGCACGTGGCCTTGCGCGCTCCCCAAAACCACTCCATCATCGTGGACGGCGAAAACGTGGTCCCTCAGGTCCATGCTGTGCTTAAGAAAATGGCGGACTTCTCCAATCGGCTGCGCAGCGGACAGTGGAAAGGGCACACAGGTAAGCCGATCCGCAACGTCGTCAATATCGGCATTGGAGGGTCTGACCTGGGGCCGGTGATGGCATATGAGGCATTGCGGCACTACAGCCAACGTGATCTAAATTTTCGCTTCGTCTCCAACATCGACGGGACCGACTTCGTCGAGGCCACGCGCGATCTCAACGCCGAGGAAACCTTGTTCATCGTCTCGTCGAAGACCTTCACGACATTGGAGACGATGACCAACGCGCACACGGCTCGCGATTGGGCTCTCAAGACGTTGAAACAACCGGGGGCTGTGGCCAAGCACTTTGTCGCGGTCTCGACCAACGCGAAGGAGGTCGCGAAGTTCGGCATCGACACCGCGAATATGTTCGAGTTTTGGGATTGGGTCGGCGGGCGCTACTCGATGGACTCCGCGATCGGGCTCTCGACGATGATCGCCATCGGCCCTGAACAATTCGATGCTATGCTCGGCGGATTTCATCAAATGGACGAACATTTCCGAACCGCCTCGTTCGAGCGCAACGTGCCGGTGCTCATGGGTCTGTTGACCCTCTGGTACAACAACTTTTTCGACACGCAGACTACAGCGGTTCTCCCCTATGACCATTATCTGAAGCGTTTTCCGGCGTACCTTCAGCAATTGACGATGGAAAGCAACGGCAAACACGTCACGCTTGATGGGGCGGAGGTCGGCTACCAAACCGGGCCAATCTATTGGGGGGAGCCGGGAACCAATGGCCAACATTCCTTCTACCAACTGATCCATCAGGGGACGAGGCTCATCCCTTGTGACTTCATCGCGTTTATAAAGACGCTCAACCCCATCGGCCGTCATCATGACCTGCTTATGGCGAATGTCTTCGCCCAGACCGAAGCACTGGCCTTCGGCAAGACACCCAAGGAAGTCAAGGCGGAAGGCACCCCAGATTGGCTCCTGCCTCACCGGGTGTTCGAGGGCAACCGTCCATCCAACACGATCCTCGCCGAGCGTCTTACACCGGAGACGCTCGGCAAACTTATCGCGCTATATGAACATTCAGTGTTTACTCAGGGCGCGATCTGGCAGATCAACTCGTTCGATCAGTGGGGCGTCGAATTGGGCAAAGTGCTAGCTCAGCGCATCATTCCGGAACTCGAGAGCAAGACAGATCCCACGCTCAGCCATGATAGTTCCAGCAACAAGCTGATTCGTCATTACAGGAAACTGAAGGATGCATCATGA
- a CDS encoding Fructose-bisphosphate aldolase class I, producing the protein MKPLGFDEQRQKMKAHPGFIAALDQSGGSTPDALRLYGINDGAWSNDEEMFAIVHQMRTRIMTSPSFTGKRIIAAILFEDTMDRDIEKRPAVDYLWNVKRIVPFLKVDKGLATEKDGVQLMKPIPSLAALLDKAKAKGIFGTKMRSFIKQANAAGITGIVSQQFEIAAQILAAGLLPIIEPEVDIHCPEKVKAEVMLKAAIFEKLMELPTGQLVMLKLSLPEQDDFYADCVRHPNVLRVVALSGGYGLEEANHRLRRNHGIVASFSRALVEGLLVQQSDAEFNAQLDRSIQRIFEASNT; encoded by the coding sequence ATGAAACCTCTCGGCTTTGACGAACAACGACAGAAGATGAAGGCACACCCCGGCTTCATTGCGGCGCTGGATCAAAGCGGTGGCAGCACGCCCGATGCGCTGCGTCTTTACGGAATCAACGACGGTGCGTGGTCCAACGATGAAGAGATGTTTGCGATCGTGCATCAGATGCGCACGCGCATCATGACCAGCCCCAGCTTCACCGGCAAGCGGATTATTGCCGCCATCCTGTTCGAGGACACCATGGACAGGGACATCGAGAAGCGGCCTGCCGTGGACTACCTTTGGAACGTGAAACGGATTGTGCCTTTTCTGAAAGTGGATAAAGGCCTTGCAACTGAGAAGGACGGGGTCCAGTTGATGAAGCCGATACCCTCGCTTGCTGCGCTGCTCGATAAGGCCAAAGCAAAGGGCATCTTTGGAACCAAGATGCGTTCGTTCATCAAGCAAGCCAATGCAGCCGGCATCACGGGCATCGTGAGTCAGCAGTTCGAGATCGCCGCGCAGATCCTTGCCGCTGGCCTCTTGCCGATCATCGAGCCAGAGGTTGACATTCACTGCCCAGAAAAGGTCAAAGCCGAGGTGATGCTCAAGGCGGCCATTTTCGAGAAACTCATGGAACTGCCGACTGGGCAGTTGGTCATGCTGAAGCTCTCGCTACCTGAGCAAGACGACTTCTACGCAGACTGCGTCAGACATCCCAATGTCTTGAGGGTGGTTGCGTTGTCGGGCGGTTATGGGTTGGAAGAAGCCAACCACCGCCTGCGCAGGAATCACGGCATCGTGGCGAGCTTTTCGCGGGCGCTCGTCGAAGGGCTATTGGTCCAGCAATCCGATGCTGAGTTCAACGCCCAGCTGGATCGATCTATTCAGCGTATCTTTGAGGCGTCCAACACCTAA
- a CDS encoding Ribulose-phosphate 3-epimerase, with protein MDKGLVKLAPSILSADFAHLGQQVTEAEQAGADRIHIDVMDGHFVPNLSMGLSVVQSLRRVTRLPLEIHLMIPALDLFLDEFAEAGSDSFLVHWEGNVNMHHTVQHIKILSKRAGVVINPATPAAVLDEILQDIDQVPVMTVNPGFGHQQFIHTTLPRYGVCAG; from the coding sequence ATGGACAAGGGTCTCGTGAAACTTGCTCCTTCTATCCTCTCCGCTGACTTCGCCCATCTGGGCCAGCAGGTGACTGAGGCGGAGCAGGCCGGAGCCGACCGCATCCACATCGACGTAATGGACGGACACTTCGTGCCCAACCTCTCGATGGGACTGTCGGTTGTCCAATCACTTCGCCGGGTGACGCGCCTGCCTCTGGAGATTCACCTGATGATCCCGGCCCTGGACCTGTTCTTAGACGAGTTCGCGGAGGCCGGCTCGGATTCCTTCCTTGTTCACTGGGAAGGCAACGTCAATATGCACCACACAGTCCAACACATCAAGATACTGAGTAAACGTGCCGGAGTGGTCATCAACCCGGCGACCCCTGCGGCAGTACTGGACGAAATTCTTCAGGACATCGATCAAGTGCCGGTCATGACGGTCAACCCGGGCTTTGGACACCAGCAGTTCATCCACACGACACTGCCAAGATATGGCGTGTGCGCGGGATGA
- a CDS encoding 6-phosphogluconate dehydrogenase, decarboxylating encodes MQLGMIGLGRMGANMVRRLLKGGQQCVVFDRSPNAVQELVKENAVGVASLPDLAKKLEKPRAVWLMVPAAGVDHTIADLLPHLEPGDILIDGGNSYYVDDLRRAKELLPKRIHYVDVGTSGGVWGLERGYCMMIGGEEPVVKHLDPIFARLAPGRDAALRLSGREKIDGTAEQGYLHCGPNGAGHFVKMVHNGIEYGLMAAYAEGLGVLRAADIGKRTQTIDAETTPLRDPAHYQYDLNLPDIAEVWRRGSVIASWLLDLTASALLKNPALSEFTGRVSDSGEGRWTIKAAIDEAVPVPVLTAALYERFSSRGESDFQDKLLSAMRYEFGGHLEQSTK; translated from the coding sequence ATGCAGCTTGGAATGATCGGTCTGGGGCGGATGGGAGCGAACATGGTGCGGCGGCTGCTGAAAGGCGGCCAGCAGTGCGTGGTCTTCGATCGGTCGCCGAATGCGGTGCAGGAGTTGGTCAAGGAAAACGCCGTGGGGGTTGCTTCGCTCCCGGATCTTGCGAAGAAACTCGAAAAGCCTCGCGCGGTCTGGTTGATGGTCCCGGCGGCTGGTGTGGACCACACCATCGCCGACCTTTTACCTCATCTTGAGCCGGGGGATATCCTCATCGACGGCGGCAACTCCTACTACGTCGACGACCTCCGACGCGCCAAGGAACTCCTGCCGAAGCGGATCCACTACGTCGATGTGGGGACCAGCGGTGGTGTCTGGGGGCTGGAGCGCGGCTACTGCATGATGATCGGGGGCGAGGAACCGGTCGTCAAGCACCTGGATCCGATCTTTGCGAGGCTGGCGCCAGGGCGTGACGCGGCGCTGCGGCTATCAGGACGGGAGAAGATCGACGGCACCGCCGAGCAGGGCTATCTGCACTGCGGCCCAAACGGCGCCGGCCATTTTGTCAAGATGGTGCACAACGGCATCGAGTACGGGCTCATGGCCGCCTATGCCGAAGGATTGGGCGTCCTGCGAGCGGCCGACATCGGCAAGAGGACACAGACGATCGATGCCGAGACAACTCCCTTGCGTGACCCTGCGCACTATCAGTACGACCTCAATCTGCCGGACATCGCAGAGGTGTGGCGTCGCGGCAGCGTGATCGCCTCGTGGCTGCTGGACCTGACTGCGTCCGCGTTACTCAAGAACCCCGCCCTCTCAGAATTCACCGGTCGAGTATCGGATTCAGGCGAAGGACGCTGGACGATCAAGGCGGCCATTGATGAGGCTGTTCCGGTGCCGGTGCTCACGGCCGCACTCTACGAACGATTCAGTTCACGCGGTGAATCGGATTTCCAGGACAAGTTGCTCTCGGCGATGCGTTATGAGTTCGGGGGGCACTTGGAACAATCTACGAAATGA